Within the bacterium genome, the region GCCGGAGCTTTAGAGAGAGAGGTATTCCTGGCCGGTTATTATGCCACCTTTGCTCTGGGGGCTGGTCCCTGTCACTTGTGTGAAGAATGTGACCCGAACAAACCATGCCTGCATCCATATCAAGCCCGGCCGTCTATGGAGGCCTGCGGGATAGATGTCTTTGCTACGGTTAGAAATAACGGCTTGGCTCTTGAGGTATTGCGAGAGACTAAAGAGCCCGGCAAGTATTTTGGGCTTCTGCTTTTAGAATAGTAGAGGCCAATTCTTGGACGGTCTTACCCAGTCCAGGGTAAAGTAATCCTGGAGCCAGTTCGGCCAGGGGCAGGAGGACAAAGGCCCTCTGGTGGGCTCGTGGATGAGGGATGGTCAGTTTGGGAGTGTCTATTACCAGGAAATTGTAAAGGATGATGTCCAGGTCAATCACCCGTTGTCCCCATCTTATCCCCTCTTCCTTACGTCCTGCCTGCTTTTCTATCAGTTTGAGGGTATCCAGTAGTTCTAAAGGGGCCAGACCAGTTTCAATTTCCACCACGCCGTTTAAAAACCAGGGTTGATCAAGATAACCCACCGGCGCTGTTTCGTAAAGAGAGGACTTTCTCTTTACCTGAATCTCAGGATGATGAGTAAGCCGCTCTATGGCCT harbors:
- a CDS encoding DUF2284 domain-containing protein; this encodes MAEEFVQLALKLGAEQAKIISPQSVVTAQWVRWKCQYGCEYFNRCLTCPPFSPTPSQTREMLAPYQQGILFSSSQSFTVRYLAGALEREVFLAGYYATFALGAGPCHLCEECDPNKPCLHPYQARPSMEACGIDVFATVRNNGLALEVLRETKEPGKYFGLLLLE
- the folK gene encoding 2-amino-4-hydroxy-6-hydroxymethyldihydropteridine diphosphokinase — its product is MTVDSFISFGSNEGDRAKNIEQAIERLTHHPEIQVKRKSSLYETAPVGYLDQPWFLNGVVEIETGLAPLELLDTLKLIEKQAGRKEEGIRWGQRVIDLDIILYNFLVIDTPKLTIPHPRAHQRAFVLLPLAELAPGLLYPGLGKTVQELASTILKAEAQNTCRAL